In Helianthus annuus cultivar XRQ/B chromosome 9, HanXRQr2.0-SUNRISE, whole genome shotgun sequence, the following are encoded in one genomic region:
- the LOC110878810 gene encoding protein DETOXIFICATION 54, whose protein sequence is MKSSNPQPNNNKGFTTSQIIAELKDLMSMAIPITAMNQLVFLRAVVSVLFLGRLGSLELAGGSLSLGFTNITGYSVLVGLASGLEPVCSQAYGSNSPDKWMILSSSLVRMIFILMLAIIPIGFLWLNVERILLFMGQDADIAIMAAKYCMYSVPDLLTNCLLQPLRVYLRSQGVTKPQMWCSMIAVAFHVPLNYVMVVRMGLGVGGVAMASVVTNLNMVVLMIGYVWVYGKWRWRWRWTDGIGMGELWRLSVTSCMGICLEWWWYEIVTVLAGYLENPRLAVAGTGILIQTTSLMYTVPMALAGCVSARVGNELGAGRPNKAKLAAVVALASALVVGFINVIWTIVFRDTWSALFTHDQMLQSLVSSVMPIMGLCELGNCPQTTGCGILRGTARPAVGVRINLGSFYFVGTPVAVGLAFYYKVGFSGLWYGLLSAQFACVVSVLYSVLVQTDWEGEALRAEKLTNSTSVVEMVTEECNDVARDHEKGVLI, encoded by the exons ATGAAGAGTTCAAATCCACAGCCAAATAACAACAAAGGGTTTACCACCTCACAG ATCATAGCTGAACTAAAGGACCTTATGTCGATGGCTATTCCAATAACCGCGATGAACCAGCTCGTATTTCTCCGAGCCGTTGTTTCGGTCCTGTTCCTAGGCCGGCTAGGCAGCCTGGAGTTAGCCGGCGGTTCGTTATCGTTAGGTTTCACTAACATAACCGGCTACTCGGTGCTAGTCGGCCTAGCATCAGGACTTGAGCCAGTGTGCAGCCAAGCGTACGGTAGCAACAGCCCAGACAAGTGGATGATATTATCTTCATCTCTTGTTCGTATGATTTTCATACTAATGTTGGCGATTATACCTATCGGTTTCTTATGGTTAAACGTTGAACGGATTCTATTATTTATGGGACAAGATGCAGATATAGCCATAATGGCTGCGAAATACTGTATGTATTCTGTTCCGGATTTGTTAACAAACTGTTTGTTACAGCCGTTGAGGGTTTATCTACGGTCACAGGGGGTGACGAAACCGCAGATGTGGTGTAGTATGATAGCGGTTGCATTTCACGTGCCGTTGAATTACGTGATGGTGGTGAGGATGGGATTGGGTGTGGGCGGGGTGGCGATGGCTTCGGTGGTGACGAATTTGAATATGGTGGTGTTGATGATTGGGTATGTGTGGGTGTATGGGaagtggaggtggaggtggagatgGACGGATGGGATTGGGATGGGGGAGTTGTGGAGATTGTCTGTGACGAGTTGTATGGGGATATGTTTGGAGTGGTGGTGGTATGAGATCGTGACCGTTCTTGCTGGATATCTGGAGAATCCACGGCTGGCGGTGGCGGGGACTGGGATATTGATTCAGACAACTAGTCTGATGTACACGGTTCCCATGGCTTTGGCTGGCTGTGTCTCTGCCCGA GTGGGTAACGAGCTCGGAGCAGGGAGACCCAACAAGGCTAAACTAGCTGCAGTCGTCGCGCTAGCCAGTGCTTTAGTAGTTGGTTTCATTAATGTCATTTGGACCATTGTCTTTAGGGACACATGGAGTGCCCTATTCACCCACGACCAAATGCTCCAATCGCTTGTTTCATCCGTGATGCCCATCATGGGTCTATGTGAGCTTGGCAACTGCCCCCAAACTACGGGTTGTGGGATCCTTCGTGGGACTGCCAGACCCGCGGTTGGTGTTCGTATCAACCTCGGGTCGTTTTACTTTGTGGGCACTCCTGTGGCCGTGGGCTTAGCCTTTTATTACAAAGTTGGGTTTAGTGGTTTGTGGTATGGTCTTTTGTCTGCTCAATTCGCATGTGTGGTTTCGGTTTTGTATTCGGTGCTTGTTCAAACAGATTGGGAAGGTGAGGCTTTGAGAGCGGAGAAACTAACGAATTCGACTAGTGTGGTGGAGATGGTCACGGAGGAATGTAATGATGTGGCTAGGGATCATGAAAAGGGGGTTTTGATATAA